A single genomic interval of Carettochelys insculpta isolate YL-2023 chromosome 16, ASM3395843v1, whole genome shotgun sequence harbors:
- the TBC1D24 gene encoding TBC1 domain family member 24 isoform X4, which yields MDDYTRFVDWDKMDATIQTQDSKELICTDFQEFKQLARQGYWAKNHSLRAKVYQKLIGNIPCRTVTPDASVYRDIVVKIIGKRNTGILPLPEFVDNCLIPNYCLNAEGVGAVRKIIYCIANQFPDISFCPALPSVVALLLHYSKDEAECFEMVCRILACNDPSKRLIDQTFLAFESSCMTFGDLVNKYCQAAHKLMVAVSEDVLEVYSDWQRWLFGELPLVYVTRVFDVFLVEGYKVLYRVALALLKVFHRVRAGQPMESDNVQQDIRAFVRDIAKSVSPEKLLEKAFAIRLFSRKEIQLLHMANEKALQQKGITVKQKSVSPPKRQNVHLAVHAENFKSEIVSVKEMRDLWSWIPERFALCQPLLLFTTLEHGCSLNRFYSHSEGHEPTLLLIKTTAKEVCGAYLSTDWSERRRRGNQLSFFGTGECFVFRLQPEVERYEWVIIKHPELAGTASDPGAKSMPASSILSSCSVPSDAADRLSPFLAARHFNLPSKTASMFMAGSNECIIIGGGDGQALYFDADLNHGRTSHCNTFNNQPLCSENFQISAIEVWGFKDTMTV from the exons ATGGATGACTATACTCGCTTTGTGGATTGGGACAAGATGGATGCCACCATCCAGACCCAGGACTCAAAGGAGCTAATCTGTACAGATTTCCAAGAGTTCAAACAGCTTGCCCGACAGGGCTATTGGGCCAAGAACCACTCCCTGAGAGCCAAAGTTTACCAGAAGCTGATTGGCAACATCCCATGTCGCACAGTGACACCAGATGCAAGCGTGTACCGGGACATTGTTGTGAAGATCATTGGTAAGCGGAACACTGGCATCCTTCCATTGCCAGAGTTTGTGGATAACTGTCTGATTCCCAATTACTGCCTGAATGCAGAGGGCGTTGGGGCAGTCAGGAAAATTATCTATTGCATTGCAAATCAATTCCCTGACATATCATTCTGCCCAGCACTGCCTTCTGTGGTCGCTCTGCTCCTCCACTACAGCAAGGATGAAGCAGAGTGCTTCGAGATGGTCTGTCGCATCCTTGCTTGCAATGACCCCTCCAAGCGGCTTATTGACCAGACATTCCTGGCCTTCGAGTCCTCCTGCATGACCTTTGGAGACCTGGTTAACAAGTACTGCCAGGCAGCACACAAGCTGATGGTGGCGGTGTCGGAGGATGTGCTGGAGGTATATTCAGACTGGCAGCGGTGGCTGTTTGGAGAGCTGCCCTTGGTGTATGTTACTCGGGTTTTTGATGTGTTCCTGGTAGAGGGCTACAAGGTGCTTTACCGAGTTGCATTAGCCCTTCTCAAAGTCTTCCACAGAGTGAGAGCTGGGCAGCCCATGGAGTCGGATAATGTGCAGCAAGACATTCGAGCTTTCGTCAGGGACATTGCTAAGTCGGTGTCTCCTGAGAAGCTGCTGGAGAAAGCCTTTGCCATACGCCTTTTTTCCCGGAAGGAGATTCAGCTTCTGCATATGGCCAATGAGAAAGCCCTACAGCAGAAAGGCATCACCGTCAAACAGAAGAG TGTTTCACCTCCTAAAAG GCAGAATGTGCACTTGGCAGTGCATGCTGAGAACTTCAAGTCGGAAATTGTCAGTGTGAAAGAGATGAGAGACCTCTGGTCCTGGATCCCTGAGCGCTTTGCACTTTGCCAGCCCCTCTTGCTTTTCACCACCTTGGAACATGGCTGCAGCCTGAACAG GTTCTATTCTCACAGCGAAGGGCATGAACCAACTCTTCTCCTGATCAAGACAACAGCCAAAGAG GTCTGTGGTGCTTATTTATCCACTGACTGGAGTGAGCGCAGGCGCAGAGGGAATCAGCTGAGTTTCTTTGGGACAGGAGAGTGCTTTGTGTTCAGG CTGCAGCCAGAAGTGGAACGCTATGAATGGGTAATAATCAAGCACCCTGAGCTGGCTGGGACTGCTTCTGATCCAGGGGCTAAGTCTATGCCAGCTTCCAGCATACTGTCCTCCTGCAGCGTGCCCTCGGACGCTGCCGATCGTCTCTCCCCCTTCCTCGCAGCTCGTCACTTCAACTTGCCTTCCAAAACCGCTTCCATGTTCATGGCTGGTAGCAATGAGTGCATCATCATAG